The Brassica napus cultivar Da-Ae chromosome C7, Da-Ae, whole genome shotgun sequence genomic interval ACTAAGCATTATGGTATCCAATcaataatttagaaaaacatTATCAAAGATGCTGAATATCTACCTACTTTCGGACTCTCACCTGAATGCATAATCCAAGAAGCGGTGCTAACTCTTTCTTCAAATTATCACGAATTAGACCATAAATCTTCTCCACGCATGCTGTCAGATGCTGTTTAAATAATATTGCTGGATATCTTGCTTCTATATGCGGAACACCATCGTCAGCTCCACtaattttaaaaggaaactttACTCCCTGGTAAGCAAGAAACAGAACATCAGTGAAACAAGTTAACACGCAACTTCTGAATCTCACTCAATAAACAATAGACGATGAGAATTTAGATTTAGCAATTTCAATTCCATATAAATGAAACTTGCAAACTACTCAAGTGGAGATATCAATTGAACTCACATATGCCGACATCCCAGAACGCTGAGCACTAGCATTTAGAAAACTATTTGTCTGCAGATTTCTCTGCAAGAGGCATAGAAGTGCTGAAGAGTTTGAAAGCCAATATGGTAATACACTGTTTTCATCTCCACCCTGAAATAAACATAAACAACCAAAGTAAATCATAACGTTAAATGGTTCCTATCATTTTGTCTAATTTGGAAGAGAGTTGACAAGATCCCTTCATCAAGAGAGAGATCAAGACTCCAGAGGGTAAAACATGATTACAACAACAATCACCTTAAGGGCTTCATTAATTCCCTCGATAATGATGTTAAATGTGGCTGTGCTCTCAGATTCAAAGGCGTGCCAGTGCAGAAGACATTTGTATATTACACAAGCAGCCAGGGGCTTATCATCACTGAATCCCAAATTTTCCTTGATACATTTGGAGAGCAATTCGTGGATCTCCTGCAACAGCATTAAAGTGGTAACTTATGTCAAACCCACTATCTACTTTAGCTAACAACAAGAAGGCTCTATATGAGAACAAAGGAAAACAGAATCTGAGATAATACAAACATATTGATTAGAACATGATACACTCAGGTCAGGAAAACCAGTTTCTTCATTCACAATAAAAATGGCAGTTAATGTGTACCACGTTTCTTTCTGCAGTGAATTTGGGTCGACGTGACTCTGACAGGCTACGTGAAAATGGCATGATGCGTTTTGAAGGCGTGGGTGTCTCCTGTATATATCAATGACATAATTAGGGTACTCATTTTCAAGCATTTACAATCTAGAAATGAAAAAAGGATATAGgtaattaaaaaatgaagaaaagaagaaaagaagtatTTACTTACGAAAACAGATGTCCTGTCAATCTGAGCTGGTACAACAGCACTAGAGTGTTTCTGTTGAGGAGACTGTAATAATGAGCAGTTGGTAAGAAGTAAAGAACAAAGAGAACAGGATGACAATTATTTAACAATGCATGGTTCAAAAGATTAGATATCCAGCAACAGAGTGTATACTTTCGTACATGCATATAACAAAAGTGCAGCAGAGAATAGTAAAAGATCACATACTTCACCAAGTATCTGTCCTATTCTCTCTGGGGATATACTTAAAGTCTTCTGCCTCAAGCCACGGTTTTCGTTCTCCAGGCGAGAGAGTTTTTCCTCGAGGCTGAATAAAAACGCTCAAAGAAAAGAATAATACCTGTTAGACACAAAGCTAAGGTTGACTTGAGAAAAAGACCTGCAACTACATACCTTTGTACACTCGTCTGGAGTTCAGAACATCTATTATCAGCTTCCTTCAACTTCTGTAGTGTATTATTGCAATTTGTCTTAGCACTGAGAAGCTCCTTCTCCAGAGCCAGATTCTTCTTTTCCAAGAAATTCATCGAATTCTGTGATTAAAAAGCGTTAGCAAAAACCGATGACAAACCAAGACGACAGAATTTGGGTCTCTACGCAAAGGGTGAAAGCATTATTAAAAAGATACCCTACAAATAGAAGGAGCagtgaacaaagaaaaaaacaaggcATAAGATTTACTCACTTTTGAGACCATTTCTCAGAAATCTTACTACGTTTTCACAAAtgcaatttaaatatatatattaaaataggaTTAAGTTAAAATAGTCCATAACTAACTTGTCTATAGCCATTAGCCAGAAAAATGTATATACTTCAAATTGTAGCCACCACTCTTTAAGCACAGACTGGAGACTAtagaagattttaaaaacatgACCAACCAGCAGGTTAACTAAATCATCATTTTCGTTGACCCAACGGAAGAGACTCAAAGACTCTTTATGACCAAAAAAGCTGAGTAGCCTTTTAACACACCCCAACAAACCAAAATGTATGAGGCATCAACTTACAAGAGACACGAGTCCTGTTTCTACATGCAAATATCAGGTGTTGCAAATATCTACAGATTTTAAAGTCTTTGCTTATCAGCCAAAGAGAAAGCCTAAGTAGATTTTAACTTACAGAAAAACCAATGATGGAGAATGGATCCCTTTACAAGCTCTTAACATGCAGTCAATATAAAGAAGAGGAAAATTACCTTCAACGAAGTGTTATCTTTTTCCAGTTCGACCATTCCATTAAGTTCTCTTTCAACAGCAGCCTTCTCCTTCATGGATATGTCTAGTTGCTTTTGAAGTACTGCATTCTTATTGCACTCATTAATGGTAGCCAGCCTAGCTGCATCTAGTTTAAGGCTGAAGGATTCCAATGTTTTCTGAAGCTTGGATATTTCACCTGACTTGGCCTCCTCACCACTAGTCTGTATTTAAAGCACTTGTAGTTATTTACTCTGTTTCAGGGGATCAGTACTATATAAATGACAAAACTGGCAACATACTCGCAATCGTTTCTCAAGCTGCAAACGCCATTCAAGATCTTCTAACCGCTTCTCAAGTTTAGTTTTGGCTAATCGCAAAGCACCTGCTTCATTAGCAGCCTGCGCAACATCGATTTGCATATTCATCCTTTGAGTGATAGGTAGCGAATTGATACAATCCTGCTCTAAACCATGACTAGAACATACCTGTTTAAGTTTTCTAAACTCTCTCTTCGCAAGCTTCTGCCGCCAACAACATTGTATAGCAATAATAGAAGATTGGCGGTGCCTGAATGCTGTGTGAAACTTATGCATTGTCCAACAAGcctaagatatttaaaatatacaaatattaaacagCATGAAATGCATTAGAGACTAAAATGATGAGAGGTTACACACATCAGGAAACTAAGAATACAAATTACCctatataaaaacttaataggACAAAAAAGTGTAACACATAATTTATCATGAGCTTGGAGATCCTAGGTACCTGAATGAGAGAAGCAGCTCTGTGCTCTTTCTGATGAGCAAAATTTAAACGAGCTGAGTCAGCACGGAGGCAAGACTGTATTACTAATGCAGCCGATACAAGTTTCACATATGCACATCTTGACAGCCACCTGCGCGCATGCTTTTGTACCAATACAGCTGCCGCTGCATTCCTTCTGGCGGCATAGGCATTTCGGGACAGGCATCCTTGACAacagatattattattttttctattaggCTTAGAAATGAAAGAAATACTAGTACCCACAATTTTCACGCAAGATGCATGTGAACGTGGTTAACAAAAGAAatcaataaataattttcagaGAGTAGGGTGTCACATATCCGAAGATTTCACAAAGTGGCCACAAAAATTTCGAATGccagagaataagaagaataataGTGAATGAGAAAGGCACCTCTACAGTATGCTTGAATAGAAATTGCACAAGCCCGGGCAGCGATGAAGTTTTGATGCGTAACAAACGTTCTTAGTCTTCGCTGAATGAGTCTTGCAGAAGCATCAAGAACTTCAGTCCGCCTAGAGTCCAAAATGCCAATTTGACCAGCTCTAAGGAACACTTTTGTCCTTCCTAACTGTGAAAGATGATACAAATATCAACAAATCAATATCTAACAGGGAGCCATGTATTAGAGAAAATCCTTTGTTTTTAGCCCACCAAGAAGCATACCTGATAATTCCCCAGACCTAACTTTCTCAAGATTTTCTCGGTAAGTGCCTGCTCATCATTGCTGCAAATAATGTATTATTAACAAATAACTCTTGCTTGGCAATAAATTCAATGCAGGATATAAATTCAATGCTTgagttttatctattttttccGCAATCAAGCGGTCACAAAGACATGTAAAATAACTTTTACACAGGTTCACACAGTTGCGGGGAAAACTATAAGATAATCAACACTCCGACGATAAGCTTAAAACCATCCATCCAATATGCGTACCTCTCATCCATGAATTCTGGGGCTAACAGACCAAACCGATCCACAAAGTCTGAATAATACCTTCGTGTGGGATACCCTGCAAGACTAATCCGAACAGCTTCCAGTACCCCCTAAGAAATTGTGAAATACAAGACGTTATTCAAGTTAATAAACAAACAATGGAAAAGGACTAAAAAACACGAACATGCAAATATTAGTACAACCAACTGAGACTAACCTAGATCACTTCTATTGGTCAATGAGAACGACCCAATCATGTATTTTGGAAAGCAACTCTAATATAACATGTACTGCAACATGtgaattacataaaaatatgcAAAACGATCATCATACATACAAAATGCATTCTGATCCTTTTGAACTCAATAATGTTATAGATGATCAAGACTAGAAAGAGCATAAATATGAAGTTTCTAGCCTATCATGGCACGGGAAAACATAATGCATATTATgacaagaaaaaatataataatgcgAAAAAAGCTTGACACACTTCATTTACGTAAGAAAAGAACGATCGAGGCACCAAACTAGCTATAACAAAAACTGACGATTTCTCGCATTGTATTTAGACTACAACTACCACGGAAACGTGAAAAAGAACTAAGATCACATAATATACTAACCCCACAACGAAGTTGATGTAAAACACTAAGATTCTCAAACTTTTGAGGTCTGTTGAGTGTGTTTGGCTTCACACAACGAACATAGTGAGGCTCCGTTTTGCTGAGAGTTTCCATAAGGGCTTGAAGTTGTTGCTAGAATCAAAGTTAATGATCAAATCAGACTGGGTTCACGACCTGTTCTTAATATTCATAACAGAGTATCTTGCAAATACAAATAGCTGGACAGTTTCCTGACCTTAAATCTGGAAGACACAGAAGAAAATTTGTAAGAAGACCTGGCAGACTCCTCTGGCGCGGAGGCAAAAAGTCCAGCAACAAAGGGGCATCGTGAGGAAGATAACAGATTGCAGTGCTCCACTATAGTATAATCACGATTTTTATCCAGAAAGGTTTCAGTCTGGTACGTAACCTGCAGAAATGGAATGGGAGAAATTCGATGGGATttgaaggaaacaaaaaaaaacattaagctTAGTCCTAGAGCAAGACTTGCCTTGCCAGCATAATGAGAGAGAGTAAAGTCCGTCTCTGAAAATTTCGTCTTCTCCAATCTTGGATGAGATTTACAGTTCTGGAACAGCTTCATTGAAAATGACTCATGTGTTGATCTAGGAAACATGCtgcataaaaagaaaaagtcaGTGAACAAAAAGAGCATACGTATTGTGAAGACAAAAGATGAGACGGTAATATTTTACCAAGCTTCATCCAAGAGTGCAATTACCCCAATAGGTTTCTGCAGGCAgcaaaaatatcaatattagaATCATAAGAAGATAGATCAGTTTTGCTTCCATGTCTGCTTTAttttcacacaaaaaaaaagacaatgcTTGAGGCTGGTAACTACAACAGAAATGTTCTAAAGAAACTCTATTATTAAATTCCACCACACCAGCATGCAATAAAACTATCAACCGATGAAGGAAATGTCTTCTAACTAAGTTCTCGTATTTTTGCACCTATAGACTGGATCATTTATCGTCCATGTTCTATTGATGGGAGTAGCAATGACATCATAGTAAACAGACGTGTGTGAATGTATTGGCTACACTAACACAGTCTCATAAAACCCACTAACTCTTTAGAATTGGCACGATTTAATAAATTACCCTGTTTAAAAAGTGATGAATTCTATTTCTCGACAATCGAAgtaaaataatagtaaattaAAAAAGACATGAGAATTTAAAACAATGTACTATAGTCTATAATCAAAATCATGACCAATGCCCTCCCTaaatgtgacaaaaaaaattactgaaGTTTTGATACAACATAGGCTATTGCAAGTTTCAGAGATCACAAAAGGTTAAGGGGCAAGAAACTAGAACAGAGTCTTAAATATAAATCTAACTGACATGGAGAAACGTACCTTCTCTATAAGGTCCACGACATCCTGGTTGTCGATAAACTCAATAAAACTCCAATTAATCTCTTCTTTTTTGTACTCATCCTGCTCCATCTTAAATACATGCTGAAAACAGAGAAGGGATCATAAGGAGAGGAAGCAATGTCCCTAAAGTCTGATTAAACCTTTGAGAATGATGCTCCTATATTACCTCATTGAAATGCAGCTGCAGCTTTTCATTTGCAAAATTGATGCAAAATTGTTCAAAACTGCAACGTGCAAACATGTAttggttttcatttttagatAGAAACAAGTATACATAGTTCTAAACATGGTGCACCAATAAACTCTCAATGAATAGGGCTGAGAAAAGatataaacaattatttaatagtttaacaATTAAAAACACTAACCTGTTACTCTTAAAGCATTCAAAGCCATAAATGTCCAGGACTCCTATTTGAAAATGGGAGTTTGGAT includes:
- the LOC106407220 gene encoding myosin-15 isoform X1: MESNLRKGDKVWVEDKDSAWVAGDVLDSPGNKVHVETSAGNQVFVSSEKLFRRDPDEEERNGVDDMTKLTYLHEAGVLYNLQRRYALNDIYTYTGSILIAVNPFKKLPHLYNGYMMEQYKGAPFGELSPHVFAVSEVAYRAMIDDRRSQSILVSGESGAGKTETTKLIMQYLTYVGGRAAGDNRSVEQQVLESNPLLEAFGNAKTVRNDNSSRFGKFVEIQFDANGRISGAAIRTYLLERSRVVRITDPERNYHCFYQLCASGSDAEKYKLSNPHQFHYLNQSKTYDLEGVSNAEEYKNTRRAMDIVGISHDEQESIFRTLAAILHLGNVEFSSGKEHDSSVVKDQESRNHLQMAADLFRCDANLLLASLCTRSILTREGTIIKALDCNAAVTSRDALAKTVYARLFDWLVDKINRSVGQDPNSHFQIGVLDIYGFECFKSNSFEQFCINFANEKLQLHFNEHVFKMEQDEYKKEEINWSFIEFIDNQDVVDLIEKKPIGVIALLDEACMFPRSTHESFSMKLFQNCKSHPRLEKTKFSETDFTLSHYAGKVTYQTETFLDKNRDYTIVEHCNLLSSSRCPFVAGLFASAPEESARSSYKFSSVSSRFKQQLQALMETLSKTEPHYVRCVKPNTLNRPQKFENLSVLHQLRCGGVLEAVRISLAGYPTRRYYSDFVDRFGLLAPEFMDESNDEQALTEKILRKLGLGNYQLGRTKVFLRAGQIGILDSRRTEVLDASARLIQRRLRTFVTHQNFIAARACAISIQAYCRGCLSRNAYAARRNAAAAVLVQKHARRWLSRCAYVKLVSAALVIQSCLRADSARLNFAHQKEHRAASLIQACWTMHKFHTAFRHRQSSIIAIQCCWRQKLAKREFRKLKQAANEAGALRLAKTKLEKRLEDLEWRLQLEKRLRTSGEEAKSGEISKLQKTLESFSLKLDAARLATINECNKNAVLQKQLDISMKEKAAVERELNGMVELEKDNTSLKNSMNFLEKKNLALEKELLSAKTNCNNTLQKLKEADNRCSELQTSVQSLEEKLSRLENENRGLRQKTLSISPERIGQILGESPQQKHSSAVVPAQIDRTSVFETPTPSKRIMPFSRSLSESRRPKFTAERNVEIHELLSKCIKENLGFSDDKPLAACVIYKCLLHWHAFESESTATFNIIIEGINEALKGGDENSVLPYWLSNSSALLCLLQRNLQTNSFLNASAQRSGMSAYGVKFPFKISGADDGVPHIEARYPAILFKQHLTACVEKIYGLIRDNLKKELAPLLGLCIQAPKALRGTAGKSSRSPSDVPQRSPSSQWENILKFLDSLMSRLRENHVPSFFIRKLVTQVFSFINLSLFNSLLLRRECCTFSNGEYVKSGITELEKWIAGVKEEFSGTSWHELSFIRQAVGFLVIHQKRRKSLDEISQDLCPALTIRQIYRISTLYWDDKYGTQSVSSEVVSQMRVLVDKDSSQKLTSNSFLLDDDMSIPFSAEDIDKAIPVLDPSETEPPKFVSEYTCAQSLVKKPSTASVSKQIL
- the LOC106407220 gene encoding myosin-15 isoform X2; the encoded protein is MESNLRKGDKVWVEDKDSAWVAGDVLDSPGNKVHVETSAGNQVFVSSEKLFRRDPDEEERNGVDDMTKLTYLHEAGVLYNLQRRYALNDIYTYTGSILIAVNPFKKLPHLYNGYMMEQYKGAPFGELSPHVFAVSEVAYRAMIDDRRSQSILVSGESGAGKTETTKLIMQYLTYVGGRAAGDNRSVEQQVLESNPLLEAFGNAKTVRNDNSSRFGKFVEIQFDANGRISGAAIRTYLLERSRVVRITDPERNYHCFYQLCASGSDAEKYKLSNPHQFHYLNQSKTYDLEGVSNAEEYKNTRRAMDIVGISHDEQESIFRTLAAILHLGNVEFSSGKEHDSSVVKDQESRNHLQMAADLFRCDANLLLASLCTRSILTREGTIIKALDCNAAVTSRDALAKTVYARLFDWLVDKINRSVGQDPNSHFQIGVLDIYGFECFKSNSFEQFCINFANEKLQLHFNEHVFKMEQDEYKKEEINWSFIEFIDNQDVVDLIEKKPIGVIALLDEACMFPRSTHESFSMKLFQNCKSHPRLEKTKFSETDFTLSHYAGKVTYQTETFLDKNRDYTIVEHCNLLSSSRCPFVAGLFASAPEESARSSYKFSSVSSRFKQQLQALMETLSKTEPHYVRCVKPNTLNRPQKFENLSVLHQLRCGGVLEAVRISLAGYPTRRYYSDFVDRFGLLAPEFMDESNDEQALTEKILRKLGLGNYQLGRTKVFLRAGQIGILDSRRTEVLDASARLIQRRLRTFVTHQNFIAARACAISIQAYCRGCLSRNAYAARRNAAAAVLVQKHARRWLSRCAYVKLVSAALVIQSCLRADSARLNFAHQKEHRAASLIQACWTMHKFHTAFRHRQSSIIAIQCCWRQKLAKREFRKLKQAANEAGALRLAKTKLEKRLEDLEWRLQLEKRLRTSGEEAKSGEISKLQKTLESFSLKLDAARLATINECNKNAVLQKQLDISMKEKAAVERELNGMVELEKDNTSLKNSMNFLEKKNLALEKELLSAKTNCNNTLQKLKEADNRCSELQTSVQSLEEKLSRLENENRGLRQKTLSISPERIGQILGEKHSSAVVPAQIDRTSVFETPTPSKRIMPFSRSLSESRRPKFTAERNVEIHELLSKCIKENLGFSDDKPLAACVIYKCLLHWHAFESESTATFNIIIEGINEALKGGDENSVLPYWLSNSSALLCLLQRNLQTNSFLNASAQRSGMSAYGVKFPFKISGADDGVPHIEARYPAILFKQHLTACVEKIYGLIRDNLKKELAPLLGLCIQAPKALRGTAGKSSRSPSDVPQRSPSSQWENILKFLDSLMSRLRENHVPSFFIRKLVTQVFSFINLSLFNSLLLRRECCTFSNGEYVKSGITELEKWIAGVKEEFSGTSWHELSFIRQAVGFLVIHQKRRKSLDEISQDLCPALTIRQIYRISTLYWDDKYGTQSVSSEVVSQMRVLVDKDSSQKLTSNSFLLDDDMSIPFSAEDIDKAIPVLDPSETEPPKFVSEYTCAQSLVKKPSTASVSKQIL